One Fusobacterium ulcerans DNA segment encodes these proteins:
- the rimI gene encoding ribosomal protein S18-alanine N-acetyltransferase → MIEKLIDRKNLSEIAEMEKEIFCNTAFSEKQLEEMEEIDRYRFLIVKKEEKIAGYVILYDSVDVWEIMKIAVKKEHRREGVGEELLNYISSLGQIPIMLEVRENNTGAIEFYKKNGFEQIATRKNYYTDTGEAAYIMVKN, encoded by the coding sequence TTGATAGAAAAATTAATTGATAGAAAAAATCTTTCAGAAATAGCTGAAATGGAAAAAGAGATATTTTGTAATACAGCATTTTCAGAAAAACAACTGGAAGAGATGGAAGAAATAGATAGATATAGATTTCTTATTGTAAAAAAAGAAGAAAAAATAGCAGGTTATGTGATACTTTATGATAGTGTTGATGTGTGGGAAATAATGAAAATTGCAGTAAAAAAAGAGCATAGAAGAGAAGGTGTTGGGGAAGAACTTTTAAATTATATTTCATCTCTTGGACAGATACCTATAATGCTTGAAGTTAGAGAAAATAATACAGGAGCTATAGAATTTTACAAGAAAAATGGTTTTGAACAGATAGCTACCAGAAAAAACTATTATACTGATACAGGGGAAGCAGCTTACATAATGGTCAAAAATTGA